In the Streptobacillus moniliformis DSM 12112 genome, one interval contains:
- a CDS encoding DUF6290 family protein → MEILVKFDDKEKEQILKYAKSHSLTLEEVFKRALFEKIENEFEIYLAEKLYLDYMKKEKKNSELFKNLDV, encoded by the coding sequence ATGGAGATATTAGTGAAATTTGATGATAAAGAAAAAGAACAAATTCTTAAATATGCTAAATCTCATTCTCTTACTTTAGAAGAAGTTTTTAAAAGAGCTTTATTTGAAAAGATAGAAAATGAATTTGAAATATATTTAGCTGAAAAACTTTATTTAGATTATATGAAAAAAGAGAAAAAGAATAGTGAGCTTTTTAAAAATTTAGATGTTTAA